In one Achromobacter spanius genomic region, the following are encoded:
- the iolG gene encoding inositol 2-dehydrogenase: protein MKVALFGAGRIGAIHAANLAAMPGLTLATVCDPATGLADALAHKHGARRASEQDALNDPDIDAVLICSSTDTHSDLILRAAHAGKHIFCEKPVDLSTERAIRCQDAVAAANVRCMMGFQRRFDPTFASARDRLQRGAIGTPEMLIITSRDPSAPSQAYLRQSGGMFRDMLIHDFDVFRWLLGEEATMIHASGSCLTDPRIADAGDIDSAAVTLRTASGKLCQINASRRAAYGYDQRFEILGSDGMLACGNHRPTEVEHWTAAGLVRDVPEPFFLQRYGQAYRLELDHFFTQLRSGGALGTTIADGVAAQRLADAATQSLSSGQPVAL, encoded by the coding sequence AACCTGGCCGCCATGCCGGGCCTGACACTGGCGACGGTGTGCGACCCCGCCACCGGCTTGGCGGACGCACTGGCGCACAAGCACGGCGCACGCCGGGCAAGCGAGCAAGACGCCTTGAACGACCCCGACATAGACGCCGTGCTGATCTGCTCGTCCACCGACACGCACAGCGACCTGATCCTGCGCGCCGCACACGCCGGCAAACACATCTTTTGCGAGAAACCGGTGGACCTGTCCACCGAGCGCGCCATCCGCTGCCAGGACGCCGTGGCCGCGGCAAATGTGCGCTGCATGATGGGCTTCCAACGCCGCTTTGACCCTACCTTCGCCTCTGCCCGCGATCGCTTGCAGCGCGGCGCGATCGGCACGCCGGAGATGCTGATCATCACCAGCCGCGATCCCAGTGCACCCAGCCAGGCTTATCTGCGCCAATCGGGCGGCATGTTTCGCGACATGCTGATCCACGACTTCGACGTCTTTCGCTGGCTGCTAGGAGAAGAGGCAACGATGATCCATGCAAGCGGCTCGTGCCTGACGGACCCGCGCATTGCGGACGCCGGCGACATCGATTCCGCCGCCGTGACGCTGCGCACGGCCAGCGGCAAACTCTGCCAGATCAACGCGTCGCGCCGGGCCGCCTATGGCTACGATCAGCGCTTCGAAATCCTGGGTTCCGACGGCATGCTGGCCTGCGGCAACCATCGCCCCACCGAGGTCGAGCACTGGACGGCGGCGGGACTTGTTCGCGACGTACCCGAGCCATTCTTCCTGCAACGCTACGGGCAAGCCTACCGGCTGGAGCTGGACCATTTCTTCACGCAATTGCGCTCGGGCGGCGCGCTGGGCACCACGATCGCCGATGGCGTCGCCGCGCAACGGCTCGCGGATGCCGCCACCCAATCCCTGTCCAGCGGCCAGCCGGTCGCACTTTGA